One window of Candidatus Omnitrophota bacterium genomic DNA carries:
- a CDS encoding glycosyltransferase family 2 protein has product MAKISIIIVTCNAIKIIKDCFISIFRQDFKDFEVIVVDNNSLDRTKEFIKDNFPQVKLIENKKNLGFCRANNQGIAISQGEYILTLNSDVILEKNFLRELINQAENSSSIVGMFSPKILKMDKKTIDSTGIILTRIRRFYNRGEGEIDFGQYDDKRDIFGPSAACALYKKEMFEKIKIGDNEYFDNDFFFLVEDVDLAWRANLMGFKGLFIPNALCYHLGNSFGLSRKMRQYLSFRNRFLTMLKNESWGYFLKNLVFLLLYDIPRFLYLIFTNLLVFKATFEIIYLLHKILNKRRRITLFTRLGIISLYEIF; this is encoded by the coding sequence ATGGCAAAGATTTCAATAATCATTGTAACCTGTAACGCAATAAAAATAATTAAAGATTGCTTTATTTCAATTTTTAGACAGGATTTTAAGGATTTTGAGGTGATTGTAGTGGACAATAACTCTTTAGATAGGACAAAAGAATTTATAAAAGATAATTTTCCTCAAGTAAAATTGATTGAAAATAAAAAAAATTTAGGATTTTGTCGGGCAAATAATCAGGGAATTGCGATTTCTCAAGGAGAATATATCCTTACTTTAAATAGTGATGTAATTCTGGAAAAAAATTTCTTACGAGAATTGATAAATCAGGCAGAGAATAGTTCATCAATTGTTGGGATGTTTAGTCCAAAGATTCTTAAGATGGATAAAAAAACTATTGATTCTACAGGAATTATTTTGACGCGCATAAGGAGATTTTATAATCGAGGGGAGGGCGAAATTGATTTTGGTCAATATGATGATAAAAGAGATATTTTTGGCCCGTCTGCAGCCTGTGCTTTATATAAAAAAGAAATGTTTGAGAAAATAAAAATTGGTGATAATGAATATTTTGATAACGATTTCTTTTTCTTAGTTGAGGATGTAGATTTGGCATGGCGAGCAAATTTAATGGGTTTTAAAGGATTATTCATACCAAATGCTTTATGCTATCATTTAGGAAATAGTTTTGGTTTAAGTAGAAAAATGCGTCAATATCTTTCTTTTCGTAATCGCTTTCTAACGATGCTAAAGAATGAAAGTTGGGGTTATTTTTTAAAAAATTTAGTATTTTTATTATTATATGATATCCCAAGGTTTTTATATCTAATATTCACTAATTTACTTGTCTTTAAAGCAACCTTTGAGATAATTTATCTTCTGCATAAAATACTTAATAAACGCAGGCGCATAACTTTATTTACTCGATTAGGGATAATAAGTTTATATGAGATATTTTAA
- a CDS encoding PqqD family protein produces the protein MEKNKKVIKPEFIFKKNKNKLAWRKIEDTLVLLYIPTNEIYELNRTGAYIWDKIDGKKNIKEIIVEMCTKFNINYTQNLKRDIIKFIEKLCKWDIIKIKK, from the coding sequence ATGGAAAAAAACAAAAAAGTAATTAAACCTGAATTTATATTTAAAAAGAATAAAAACAAACTTGCCTGGAGAAAAATAGAAGATACTTTAGTTCTTTTATATATACCTACTAATGAAATATATGAACTTAATCGCACTGGAGCATATATTTGGGATAAGATAGATGGTAAGAAAAACATAAAAGAAATTATTGTAGAAATGTGCACGAAATTCAATATAAATTATACTCAAAATTTGAAAAGAGATATAATAAAATTTATAGAAAAATTATGCAAATGGGATATTATTAAAATTAAAAAATAA
- a CDS encoding CBS domain-containing protein, with amino-acid sequence MKVKEVMSKEVKSLSPEMSIREALNLLLQMGISGLPVIDAEEKLVGMFTEKEVLKVVLPSYWERVGKFVYDDNPKVIRKKIEELKNHKVAEVMRREVISVNEDTALCEVARIMLTEKVRRIPVLDKDKKVVGIIAREDIVKAFVNE; translated from the coding sequence ATGAAAGTAAAAGAGGTAATGTCGAAAGAGGTAAAGAGTCTTTCTCCGGAGATGAGTATCAGGGAGGCTTTAAATCTCCTTCTTCAGATGGGAATTAGTGGGTTGCCGGTAATTGATGCAGAGGAAAAACTTGTGGGGATGTTTACTGAGAAAGAGGTTTTAAAGGTAGTTTTACCGAGTTATTGGGAGAGAGTGGGAAAATTTGTTTATGATGACAACCCAAAAGTGATAAGAAAAAAGATAGAGGAACTAAAAAATCATAAAGTTGCAGAAGTTATGCGTAGAGAAGTTATTTCCGTGAATGAAGATACCGCCTTATGTGAAGTTGCCCGTATCATGCTTACCGAGAAGGTAAGACGCATCCCTGTTTTGGACAAAGATAAAAAAGTGGTGGGAATAATTGCCAGAGAGGATATAGTAAAAGCGTTTGTTAATGAGTAA
- a CDS encoding nucleotidyltransferase family protein: MRYFKSSELYLIRNVFQAVINGGHKNEIKRILENKHINWEILDKLIIYHEIAPAFYLAISSLFHLIPQKTKTLLEWFYFNTGFKNHIIFEEFIKLYDKFKEKGIEILPIKGVAFLLDLYDSFYVRSIADIDILIRREYYSKGESVLMNLGFQKDLHGLEEAYWKLYQCHISFRDKEKNNDLPIMVDLHWALDFKRKGRYVLANLWKRLRTIRIKNNNNINLLSPEDNLFSLALHLRRFGNPFSFKYVIDTALLFRKYGSDFDWDYFLKEAKKEGLWSCSYFLIFLANSIIEIPELKYSAKKIPLSNYKRKIIEKLILKKLCFLNDLLAQNLRKNYLQSHFLFYDGFFEPIYYILNIPLEQFAKFYNLKPYNQKTRIKYSFRFLYIPTKLLFFNFNNIPFA; this comes from the coding sequence ATGAGATATTTTAAATCTTCAGAATTGTATTTAATTCGAAATGTTTTTCAGGCCGTAATTAATGGTGGGCATAAAAACGAAATAAAGCGTATTTTAGAAAATAAGCATATAAATTGGGAAATATTGGATAAATTAATTATATATCATGAGATAGCCCCTGCGTTTTACTTGGCTATATCCTCGCTGTTTCATTTAATTCCTCAAAAGACAAAAACTCTGCTTGAGTGGTTTTATTTTAATACAGGGTTTAAGAACCATATAATATTTGAAGAATTTATAAAATTATACGATAAATTTAAAGAAAAGGGAATAGAAATATTACCCATTAAAGGAGTTGCCTTTTTATTGGATTTATATGATAGTTTTTATGTTAGGTCTATTGCTGATATAGATATTTTAATACGTAGAGAATATTATAGTAAAGGAGAGAGTGTTTTAATGAACTTGGGTTTTCAAAAAGACTTGCATGGTTTAGAGGAAGCTTATTGGAAGTTATATCAATGTCACATTTCATTTAGAGATAAAGAAAAAAACAATGATTTACCCATTATGGTAGATCTTCATTGGGCGCTTGATTTTAAAAGGAAAGGTAGATATGTTTTGGCCAATCTGTGGAAAAGGCTAAGAACAATTAGGATCAAAAATAATAACAATATAAATTTATTATCTCCTGAGGATAATTTATTTTCTCTGGCTTTACATTTGAGAAGATTTGGTAATCCCTTTTCTTTTAAATATGTTATTGATACGGCCCTTTTATTTAGGAAATACGGTTCGGATTTTGATTGGGATTATTTTTTAAAAGAAGCTAAAAAAGAAGGTTTATGGTCGTGTAGTTATTTTCTAATTTTCTTAGCCAATTCTATTATTGAAATTCCTGAGCTTAAATATTCTGCAAAAAAAATTCCATTATCTAATTATAAGAGGAAAATTATCGAAAAACTAATACTCAAAAAATTATGCTTTCTTAATGACTTGCTCGCACAAAATCTGAGAAAAAATTACCTTCAGAGCCATTTTTTATTTTATGATGGTTTCTTTGAACCAATTTATTATATTTTAAACATTCCCTTAGAACAATTTGCAAAATTTTATAATTTAAAACCTTATAATCAAAAAACAAGAATCAAATATAGCTTTCGTTTTCTATATATACCTACTAAATTATTATTTTTTAATTTTAATAATATCCCATTTGCATAA
- a CDS encoding glycosyltransferase family 39 protein — protein MRIKVILLIVLLLALGIRIYCLGKWELWYDEILAIKTAQNFRLANNSYLYYTLLYYWIKFFKFSESTVRIPSLIFSMLSIASLYLLGKNLFNEKIALFSTGLLAFNPFHIWYSQEARPYSALVLCGILSSYFLFRGLKEKKILFLFPFTFLSVVGIYLHYFYITFLLVCLFIVLLFLFVKKQKYYVYWLTISILIIFLFLSPWLPRFLLNLCCIIDGFWIPVPSFKSLFITLENFNLGYNAPNWAYKYSLFLTLILFLSAINFLREKKELQSNFWLCLMLFILPILFAFFFSKFLFSIYLDRALMISSPYYYLILGIGLESIGRKKLKYFVKLSIFFLLVQSLSFYYQGITHSSLTHHTGAYVKKPIRPVINYLERRVNKNDIICIINTHVFLQFNFYKQNKGILCFYVFSPEIWDTNWNRPHSEGNNWIPVNRLIGFDSDRIWMLFSDCPRSGKLDENSQKVKSWMDKNYLTIFEQWLDGILLKLYEKK, from the coding sequence ATGAGAATTAAGGTTATTCTTCTAATAGTTTTATTATTAGCTTTGGGGATAAGGATTTACTGTTTAGGAAAGTGGGAACTCTGGTATGATGAGATTTTAGCGATTAAGACTGCGCAGAATTTTAGATTAGCGAATAATTCTTATCTGTATTATACTCTTCTTTATTATTGGATAAAATTTTTTAAATTCTCTGAATCCACTGTTCGTATTCCGTCTTTAATTTTCAGTATGTTATCTATAGCCTCACTTTATTTGTTGGGAAAAAATTTATTTAATGAGAAAATCGCTTTGTTCTCTACCGGGTTATTGGCTTTTAATCCATTTCATATCTGGTATTCTCAGGAGGCAAGACCTTATAGTGCATTGGTTTTGTGTGGTATTTTGTCATCATATTTTTTATTTAGAGGGTTAAAGGAAAAAAAGATTTTATTTTTATTTCCCTTCACTTTTTTATCTGTTGTTGGAATATATCTCCACTATTTTTATATTACCTTTTTGCTAGTATGTTTATTTATTGTTTTATTATTTTTGTTTGTTAAAAAACAAAAATATTATGTTTATTGGCTTACAATAAGTATATTAATTATTTTTTTGTTCCTTTCTCCTTGGCTACCGCGGTTTCTATTAAATCTGTGCTGTATTATAGATGGATTTTGGATACCTGTGCCTAGTTTTAAATCTTTGTTTATAACTTTAGAAAATTTTAATTTAGGTTATAATGCTCCTAATTGGGCGTATAAATATTCATTATTTTTGACTCTTATTTTATTTCTCTCCGCCATAAATTTTCTTAGAGAAAAAAAAGAATTACAGAGCAACTTTTGGTTATGTTTGATGTTATTTATTTTACCCATTTTATTTGCCTTTTTCTTTTCTAAATTTTTATTTTCCATCTATCTTGATCGTGCCTTAATGATTTCTTCTCCTTATTATTATTTAATCTTAGGGATAGGTTTAGAGTCCATAGGGAGGAAGAAGTTAAAATATTTTGTAAAATTATCTATATTTTTTTTGTTAGTTCAGAGTCTATCTTTTTATTACCAAGGTATCACACATTCGTCTCTTACACACCATACAGGTGCTTACGTTAAAAAGCCTATAAGGCCTGTAATTAATTATTTAGAAAGAAGAGTGAATAAAAATGATATAATATGTATTATAAATACCCATGTATTTCTACAATTTAATTTTTATAAACAAAATAAAGGGATATTATGTTTTTATGTTTTTTCTCCAGAAATATGGGATACTAATTGGAACAGACCTCATTCTGAAGGAAATAACTGGATTCCTGTAAATAGATTAATAGGATTTGATAGTGATAGAATATGGATGCTTTTTTCTGATTGTCCGAGAAGCGGCAAGTTAGATGAAAATTCCCAAAAAGTTAAGTCATGGATGGATAAAAACTACCTGACTATATTCGAACAGTGGCTAGATGGGATTTTGCTAAAATTATATGAAAAAAAGTAG
- a CDS encoding acyl-CoA dehydrogenase family protein, producing MLNYLLTEEQVMIRDLARKIAEEKIKPVAAKYDESEEFPWEIMKILASSDLFGVYIPQEYGGLGGGVMELAIVTEELSRACGGIAVCFAATGLGTYPIILFGNDQQKKKYLPDIASGKKLAAFALTEANAGSDASAIQTTAEKKGDYYILNGTKQWITNGGEAEVYTVIAMTDRSKGARGATAFILEKGMEGFSFGKKEKKMGIRASATRELVFNNCKVPKENVLGKEGMGFIVAMKTFDMSRPGVAAQAVGIAQGALDLTIEYAKQRKQFGQTISSFQGIQFMLAEMATYVEAARALIYAVCRAVDKGEKNIAKESAMAKLFASDVCMKVTTDCVQIFGGYGYMRDYPIEKYMRDAKITQIYEGTNQIMRNVIALNLIKETLK from the coding sequence ATGCTAAATTATCTTTTAACAGAAGAACAGGTGATGATTCGTGATTTAGCAAGGAAGATTGCGGAAGAAAAGATAAAACCAGTAGCGGCAAAATATGATGAGAGCGAAGAATTCCCTTGGGAAATAATGAAAATTTTAGCCTCAAGTGATTTGTTTGGAGTTTATATTCCCCAGGAGTATGGAGGTTTAGGAGGAGGGGTTATGGAATTGGCCATTGTTACTGAAGAGCTCTCACGTGCCTGCGGGGGAATTGCGGTTTGTTTTGCAGCTACGGGGTTAGGAACTTATCCCATAATTTTATTTGGTAATGACCAGCAGAAGAAGAAATATCTTCCGGACATTGCCAGCGGTAAGAAGTTGGCGGCTTTTGCGCTCACCGAAGCAAATGCCGGCTCAGATGCTTCAGCAATTCAGACTACTGCAGAGAAAAAAGGAGATTATTATATTTTAAACGGAACAAAGCAATGGATTACCAACGGAGGAGAAGCGGAGGTTTATACGGTGATAGCGATGACCGATAGAAGCAAAGGGGCAAGGGGTGCTACTGCCTTTATCTTAGAAAAAGGGATGGAAGGATTTAGTTTTGGAAAAAAGGAAAAAAAGATGGGGATTCGCGCTTCCGCAACAAGAGAACTTGTTTTTAATAACTGTAAGGTGCCTAAAGAAAATGTCTTAGGTAAGGAGGGGATGGGTTTTATTGTGGCTATGAAAACATTTGATATGTCCAGGCCGGGGGTAGCAGCACAGGCAGTGGGTATTGCCCAAGGAGCATTAGATTTGACCATAGAATATGCCAAGCAGAGAAAACAATTTGGACAGACAATATCCAGTTTTCAGGGAATTCAATTTATGCTTGCAGAAATGGCTACTTATGTTGAGGCAGCACGCGCCTTGATTTATGCGGTTTGCCGGGCAGTGGATAAAGGAGAAAAAAACATTGCCAAAGAGTCCGCCATGGCAAAATTATTTGCTTCAGATGTATGTATGAAAGTTACTACCGATTGTGTGCAGATTTTTGGTGGGTATGGCTATATGCGCGACTACCCCATAGAAAAATATATGCGCGATGCCAAAATTACCCAGATTTACGAAGGAACAAACCAGATTATGCGTAATGTTATTGCTTTGAACCTCATTAAGGAAACGCTAAAATAA
- a CDS encoding glycosyltransferase family 4 protein has protein sequence MKKIVFITRESYDLAGARIRCYNFAKELKKYGMDTEVLSFADHLGAKSGKEENKLRLRDKIRYNLKAIKKLKKEKDTIFFINRFHYHTFASWFLSILNRNKIIFDLDDWEIRENPKYYFGILPSSKAEFLTRRLAKTASLCIGASRFLVNYLIQFNKKTYYIPSGVNTEKFKPQEVNRDNSKIIFSWIGTMHRKPDIENIKFVIDCFLELRKKYENIFLEIAGDGIYFGELEKMINKVGEKNISLKGWIEPDKMPDYLSIIDIGLVPLIQNTKFNLAKSPTKLFEYMAMAKPVVCSNIGECSCIIKDGENGFLATDKEEFIKKLETLVINYQIRKEIGEQALKTVKENYSLEIIGKKLFNLAKQDSP, from the coding sequence ATGAAGAAAATAGTTTTTATAACCCGTGAAAGTTATGATTTAGCGGGAGCAAGGATTCGATGCTATAATTTCGCAAAAGAATTAAAAAAATATGGCATGGATACCGAAGTTTTATCTTTCGCTGACCACTTAGGAGCTAAATCAGGGAAAGAAGAAAATAAGTTAAGATTAAGAGATAAAATAAGATATAACCTAAAAGCCATTAAAAAACTCAAAAAAGAGAAAGATACTATATTTTTTATTAACCGCTTCCATTACCATACTTTCGCCTCCTGGTTTTTATCAATTTTAAATAGAAATAAAATAATTTTTGATTTAGATGATTGGGAGATAAGAGAAAATCCGAAATATTACTTTGGCATTTTACCAAGTTCCAAGGCAGAGTTTTTAACTCGCAGATTGGCAAAAACTGCTTCTCTTTGTATTGGGGCAAGCAGATTTTTAGTAAATTATCTAATTCAATTTAATAAAAAAACATATTACATTCCTTCAGGAGTAAATACGGAAAAATTTAAGCCTCAAGAAGTTAACAGAGACAATTCTAAGATTATTTTTTCCTGGATAGGAACAATGCACAGGAAACCTGATATAGAAAATATAAAATTTGTTATTGATTGTTTCTTAGAATTGAGAAAGAAATATGAAAATATTTTTTTGGAAATTGCAGGAGATGGAATTTATTTTGGTGAGTTAGAAAAAATGATTAATAAAGTTGGAGAGAAAAATATTTCTCTAAAAGGTTGGATTGAACCAGACAAAATGCCTGATTATCTTTCTATAATTGATATCGGTTTAGTTCCTCTAATTCAGAATACAAAATTCAATTTAGCCAAAAGCCCAACTAAACTTTTTGAATATATGGCGATGGCAAAACCAGTGGTTTGTAGTAATATTGGTGAGTGTAGCTGTATTATTAAAGATGGAGAAAATGGCTTCTTAGCCACTGATAAAGAAGAATTTATTAAAAAATTAGAAACCTTAGTGATAAACTATCAGATTAGAAAAGAGATAGGTGAGCAGGCCTTAAAGACTGTAAAGGAGAATTATTCTTTAGAAATTATCGGCAAAAAACTTTTCAATTTGGCAAAACAGGACAGTCCTTGA
- a CDS encoding radical SAM protein, translated as MAENRRNYIETIHIEITRSCNLKCKYCFLEKDNIELDKQIYLCLLDELTNLGTLTITLTGGEPLIRKDIFYLIQKARKKGFKVGLLTNGTLIDKSTAHRLFKHGVFDFKVTLYGANEETYENFTGKRKFKNALKGIENLLNIGANIGLIYPINTLTYKGIPEIKKIYNKLKKNRKNINLKFSSTIAPTRRFSLKTLEYELPPDGLITLVNRWKIKLYKLDRSHLIRFKNNPIPCGAGITRCYISAEGRVFPCAVYYKEAGNIQKQSLTDIWYNSPLFTRLRELKFSDFKDCQTCYYRNICIFKCPAVFEFYSGNPTKCPDKIFSKAKRLTNLLAKGG; from the coding sequence ATGGCAGAAAATAGAAGAAATTATATTGAAACAATACATATAGAAATAACGCGTTCCTGCAATTTAAAATGCAAATATTGTTTTTTGGAAAAAGATAATATCGAACTAGACAAACAAATCTATCTTTGCCTATTGGACGAGTTAACTAATCTTGGAACCCTGACTATTACCCTTACCGGAGGAGAACCTTTAATTAGAAAAGATATATTCTATCTTATCCAAAAGGCAAGAAAAAAAGGATTTAAAGTAGGGCTTCTTACCAATGGAACTTTAATTGATAAATCAACTGCCCATCGTCTATTTAAACACGGTGTATTTGATTTTAAAGTTACTCTTTACGGTGCCAATGAAGAAACCTATGAGAATTTTACTGGAAAGAGAAAATTTAAAAATGCTCTAAAGGGGATTGAAAATCTTCTTAACATTGGAGCAAATATAGGCTTAATTTATCCTATTAATACTCTCACTTATAAAGGCATCCCAGAAATAAAAAAAATATATAATAAATTAAAAAAAAATAGAAAAAATATAAATCTTAAATTCTCTTCTACAATTGCTCCTACCCGAAGATTTTCTTTGAAAACTTTAGAATACGAACTCCCTCCCGATGGTTTAATTACCTTAGTCAATCGCTGGAAGATCAAATTATACAAATTAGACCGTTCTCACTTAATCCGTTTTAAAAATAATCCTATTCCTTGTGGAGCAGGTATAACAAGGTGTTATATCTCTGCAGAAGGACGGGTCTTTCCATGCGCAGTTTATTATAAAGAAGCGGGGAATATCCAAAAGCAATCCCTTACAGATATATGGTATAATTCTCCTTTATTCACAAGACTACGAGAGTTGAAATTTTCTGACTTTAAAGATTGTCAAACATGCTATTATAGAAATATCTGTATATTCAAGTGCCCTGCAGTTTTTGAATTCTATAGCGGTAATCCCACAAAATGCCCCGATAAAATATTCTCAAAGGCAAAGAGACTAACAAATTTATTAGCAAAAGGAGGTTAG
- a CDS encoding cold-shock protein, translating into MMKGKVKWFSNQKGYGFITLDSGEDVFVHHSAIKGEGYKTLNEGQEVQLEVIQGPKGKQAANVVKL; encoded by the coding sequence TTGATGAAAGGTAAAGTGAAGTGGTTTTCTAATCAGAAGGGTTATGGATTTATTACCCTTGACAGCGGTGAAGATGTGTTTGTGCATCACAGCGCCATCAAAGGAGAAGGTTACAAAACTTTGAATGAAGGACAAGAAGTACAGTTAGAGGTAATCCAAGGACCCAAAGGGAAACAAGCTGCTAATGTAGTGAAGTTATAG
- a CDS encoding SLC13 family permease — protein sequence MSNKIFLKFLILFITAIACGFLSISIGMNTHQALSVSIFSASVMGTLLFWDFRLAIAFLGIAILLMTRTVDLENVIKFASLEVILFLVGMMVLIGLLKEVGFFAWLIGLIIRIKKLTAKKFVVVLCLMSAILACAVDEVTSIIFMSALVLEICDYFEVLATPYIIMCVLATNIGSSGTVLGNPIGILIAAKGGLTFEDFIFRAFPLMFFCLLLTISIFFVIFKKPIKELDKKIKEFGYNEILIKLISVPPEKQLRLGLGIFGVTLFFIGLHHRLELLWNLETNTILLVIPLISAGFVMVWKHRKAKEYIEKEVDWWTLLFFMLLFAKAGTLKYTGATDVLAKYLVQFAGKNPKVLVTNLLWTSCIGSSILDNVVLVAAFIPIVQSFHSFGFVTNSFWWALLFGGCFGGNITMIGSTANIVALGLLEKEKGIKIKFFRWLGIGLIIGVITTLFAWLYLIITS from the coding sequence ATGAGTAATAAAATTTTCTTAAAATTTCTGATTCTTTTTATTACAGCTATCGCTTGTGGGTTCTTATCCATAAGTATAGGAATGAATACCCATCAGGCTTTAAGCGTTTCTATTTTTTCGGCTTCGGTTATGGGAACATTATTGTTCTGGGATTTTCGTTTAGCCATCGCTTTCTTAGGTATCGCTATTCTCCTCATGACGAGAACCGTGGATTTAGAAAATGTTATAAAATTTGCTTCTTTAGAAGTGATACTCTTTTTAGTAGGAATGATGGTTTTAATTGGGTTATTGAAAGAAGTTGGATTTTTTGCTTGGTTGATAGGTTTAATTATCCGCATAAAAAAACTTACAGCGAAGAAATTTGTGGTTGTACTGTGTTTAATGTCAGCGATTTTAGCCTGTGCAGTGGATGAGGTTACCTCTATTATTTTTATGAGTGCTCTTGTTTTAGAGATTTGTGATTATTTTGAAGTTTTAGCTACCCCCTATATCATTATGTGTGTTCTGGCTACGAATATTGGTTCTTCAGGAACTGTTCTGGGTAATCCCATTGGAATTTTAATTGCAGCAAAGGGCGGTCTTACTTTTGAGGATTTTATTTTTAGAGCATTTCCTTTGATGTTCTTTTGTCTGCTTCTAACCATCTCTATATTCTTTGTTATTTTTAAAAAACCGATTAAGGAATTGGATAAGAAAATAAAAGAATTTGGATACAATGAGATACTCATTAAGCTTATTTCTGTTCCTCCGGAAAAACAATTAAGACTAGGTTTGGGTATATTTGGGGTTACTCTTTTTTTTATTGGTTTACATCACCGTTTAGAATTATTATGGAATTTAGAAACAAATACCATACTTTTGGTGATTCCTTTGATTTCTGCTGGTTTTGTAATGGTTTGGAAACACAGAAAGGCTAAAGAATATATTGAGAAAGAAGTGGATTGGTGGACTCTTTTGTTTTTCATGCTTTTATTTGCTAAAGCAGGAACATTAAAATATACGGGAGCAACGGATGTTTTGGCAAAATATCTTGTGCAGTTTGCAGGTAAAAATCCTAAAGTTTTGGTTACAAATTTACTTTGGACCTCCTGTATTGGTTCAAGTATTTTGGACAATGTTGTTTTGGTAGCGGCATTTATTCCCATTGTGCAGAGTTTCCATTCTTTTGGCTTTGTAACGAATTCTTTCTGGTGGGCACTACTTTTTGGAGGTTGTTTTGGAGGAAATATTACGATGATTGGCTCAACTGCAAATATTGTTGCCTTGGGACTTTTGGAGAAAGAGAAAGGGATAAAGATAAAATTCTTCCGCTGGTTAGGGATAGGTTTAATAATTGGTGTAATAACAACTCTTTTTGCTTGGCTTTATCTGATAATAACAAGTTAA
- a CDS encoding B12-binding domain-containing radical SAM protein, translated as MKVVLANSIGRDKNGFYIIHSPSRWSEGVRSLNNWFAYYPWELAYTSSLLKRETDHKIKLVDGCLERLDLENYYKKLLQEKPDWLIMESATRMIEENLELAVKIKENLGTKIIFVGQHASAFPEELLNRGVDYVCIGEYELTVLELLQGKDPKNILGLYPNPRRPLLDVNFLPFPEDEDVRRIDYGMPGEPSSEYIEIQMYASRGCPRNCNFCVARNIYYAQANWRPRKIENIISEIKYLKNRYHQMEGIFFDEEVHNVRKDFVLNLCQAIKENGLNKLHYEAMCDIWFMDEEVLEAMREAGYYKIRFGIETANQGVAKSINKELNLEKLFSILKIAKGIGLKTYGTFMFGAWGSTKESDLETIELMKRLIINGLLDNTQISICTPQPGTEFYRLVKEKGYLVENDYSKFDGGNFSVVSYPKYKKEEIEEIKNLAFKIRDHLYFVYRFKTGLWLNWLIYVWKKYGFWKTTKKIFIRFLKELNFLWQRFQ; from the coding sequence ATGAAGGTAGTTTTGGCTAATTCTATCGGTAGAGATAAAAATGGTTTTTATATAATCCATTCTCCTTCGCGCTGGTCTGAAGGAGTAAGGTCTTTAAATAATTGGTTTGCCTATTATCCCTGGGAGTTAGCTTATACCTCTTCACTTCTAAAAAGAGAAACAGACCATAAAATTAAATTGGTAGATGGTTGCTTGGAAAGACTGGATTTAGAAAATTATTATAAGAAGTTATTACAGGAAAAGCCAGATTGGTTAATTATGGAATCCGCTACAAGGATGATTGAAGAAAATTTAGAATTGGCTGTAAAGATTAAGGAAAATTTAGGGACAAAGATTATTTTTGTTGGACAACATGCATCAGCCTTTCCTGAAGAATTGCTAAATAGAGGAGTAGATTATGTCTGTATTGGTGAATATGAGTTGACTGTTTTAGAGTTATTACAAGGAAAAGACCCAAAAAATATCTTAGGGCTCTATCCTAATCCACGGAGACCTCTTTTAGATGTTAATTTTCTTCCATTCCCTGAGGATGAAGATGTTAGGCGTATCGATTACGGTATGCCTGGAGAGCCATCTTCAGAATATATAGAGATTCAGATGTATGCCTCAAGGGGTTGTCCGAGAAATTGTAATTTTTGTGTAGCAAGGAATATTTATTATGCTCAAGCTAACTGGCGTCCCAGAAAAATTGAGAATATAATTTCTGAAATAAAATATTTAAAAAATAGATATCATCAAATGGAGGGAATATTTTTTGATGAAGAGGTGCACAATGTAAGAAAAGATTTTGTTTTGAATTTATGCCAGGCAATAAAAGAGAATGGTTTAAATAAACTTCATTATGAGGCGATGTGCGATATCTGGTTTATGGATGAGGAGGTGCTTGAGGCAATGCGTGAAGCGGGATATTATAAGATTAGATTTGGCATTGAAACTGCAAATCAAGGTGTAGCGAAATCAATAAACAAAGAACTTAATTTGGAGAAATTGTTTTCTATATTGAAAATAGCCAAAGGCATTGGTTTAAAAACCTACGGAACATTTATGTTTGGTGCCTGGGGTTCAACAAAAGAGAGCGATTTAGAGACTATAGAACTAATGAAGAGATTAATTATTAATGGTCTTCTTGATAATACCCAGATTTCTATCTGCACACCTCAACCCGGAACAGAATTCTATAGATTGGTAAAGGAAAAAGGTTATTTGGTAGAAAATGATTATTCTAAATTTGATGGAGGGAATTTCAGTGTAGTAAGTTATCCAAAATATAAAAAGGAAGAAATTGAAGAAATAAAAAATTTAGCTTTTAAGATAAGAGACCATTTATATTTTGTCTATCGCTTTAAAACTGGCTTATGGCTTAATTGGCTAATTTATGTATGGAAAAAATACGGATTTTGGAAAACAACCAAGAAAATCTTTATCCGTTTTTTGAAGGAACTTAATTTCTTATGGCAAAGATTTCAATAA